Proteins encoded by one window of Anaerolineales bacterium:
- a CDS encoding trypsin-like peptidase domain-containing protein, with amino-acid sequence MRHPHLILIGSTLALAMLACSSQIPTGLTFSDFPQTGELPPFQLEAIPTLAASAADSLELLPLEGFAAHYQQLSPGVVAILTYSDVGAPHDGRIPTGQGTGFVIDDQGHILTNHHVVEGAREIEVDFPQGIKAWAELLGKDPDSDLAVLQVDLPASHLVPLPLGDSDSVRVGDPVAAIGNPFGLAGTMTVGIVSALGRTLESERQAPGGSAFSAGGIIQTDAAINPGNSGGPLLNQGGQVIGVNRAIRTENFTVSGDAANSGVGFAIPINIVKR; translated from the coding sequence CGGGTTGACATTTTCCGACTTCCCACAAACCGGTGAGCTTCCCCCGTTTCAGCTCGAAGCCATCCCGACCTTGGCAGCCAGCGCCGCGGATTCCCTCGAACTCCTACCCCTGGAAGGGTTCGCGGCGCACTACCAGCAGCTCAGCCCAGGGGTGGTCGCGATCCTCACCTACAGCGACGTCGGCGCCCCCCATGATGGCCGAATCCCTACCGGCCAGGGAACCGGCTTCGTCATCGACGACCAGGGACACATCCTGACCAACCATCATGTCGTCGAAGGAGCCAGGGAAATCGAGGTCGACTTTCCGCAGGGGATAAAGGCTTGGGCCGAACTGCTGGGCAAGGACCCCGATTCGGATCTGGCTGTCCTCCAGGTCGACCTTCCAGCTTCGCACCTGGTTCCGCTGCCCCTGGGCGACTCGGACAGCGTGCGCGTGGGCGACCCGGTGGCCGCCATTGGCAATCCGTTCGGCCTGGCGGGCACCATGACCGTCGGCATCGTGTCGGCGCTGGGCCGCACGCTGGAATCGGAGCGTCAGGCGCCGGGCGGCAGCGCCTTCTCCGCCGGCGGCATCATTCAGACCGACGCCGCCATCAACCCGGGCAACTCCGGCGGGCCGCTTCTCAACCAGGGCGGCCAGGTGATCGGAGTCAACCGGGCCATCCGCACTGAGAACTTCACCGTCAGCGGCGACGCCGCCAACTCCGGGGTCGGCTTCGCCATTCCGATCAACATCGTCAAGCG